In the Mastomys coucha isolate ucsf_1 unplaced genomic scaffold, UCSF_Mcou_1 pScaffold18, whole genome shotgun sequence genome, one interval contains:
- the Ccdc163 gene encoding transmembrane protein CCDC163 isoform X4, translating into MRCSVQLMKIWPGLSRVCIPSEFPLQVSIVPFSSQSLLSLSACLYHSHFCTNSSYFPSEALISHTDRPCSCPFPIPSIGNLADSWISPHHLPPQPGAQAQQPWALKSPIGERLSCTEAHSSSLWDEVTKLRSQLQAQAQVTEALRHSVQSLLKDREQQIFKISTLEASLKLLQGSPKGRALLEQRLEGLRKELQGLRSQVQELVQTQMKTRPGKFGTTSGFHQELHNDRHQLLWEESEILREELKLLRDQLSQHQELLLEQIAEGRQVQARSWKTLEHLQSDQMGKVHTLDVTRTEAHGAQQEEPHLLSSEVSLPDCGRSWELLKKLDRELQNNSLSNLESVSSQFHARSLRQEDLFLQGPEIFQSDL; encoded by the exons ATGCGGTGCTCAGTTCAACTGATGAAAATATGGCCCGGATTAAG cagAGTTTGTATCCCCTCCGAGTTTCCTCTACAGGTAAGTAttgtccctttctcttctcagagCCTCCTTTCTTTGAGCGCCTGCCTGTACCACTCACATTTCTGTACAAATTCCAGCTACTTTCCTTCTGAAGCCCTGATTTCCCACACAGACAGACCCTGCTCTTGTCCCTTCCCTATTCCCTCAATAGGGAACCTGGCTGACAGCTGGATTTCCCCTCATCACTTACCTCCTCAGCCAGGGGCCCAAGCTCAACAGCCTTGGGCTCTAAAATCTCCCATTGGAGAGAGACTGAGCTGTACTGAAGCCCACAGCTCCTCTCTCTGGGATGAAGTTACAAAACTCCGATCACAGcttcaggctcaggctcag GTGACTGAGGCGCTAAGGCATTCTGTGCAGAGCCTCTTGAAGGATCGGGAGCAACAGATATTCAAGATCAGTACTCTAGAAG CATCACTAAAACTGCTGCAGGGGAGCCCAAAAGGGAGAGCCCTTCTGGAGCAACGCCTGGAAGGGTTGAGAAAAGAACTGCAGGGCCTTCGGAGTCAGGTTCAAGAGTTAGTCCAAACCCAAATGAAAACAAGACCAGGAAAGTTCGGTACTACCAGTGGCTTTCACCAAGAGCTTCACAATGA tagGCACCAACTTTTGTGGGAAGAGTCAGAGATTCTTCGGGAGGAACTGAAGTTGCTTCGAGACCAGCTGA GCCAACATCAGGAGCTGTTGCTGGAACAGATAGCCGAGGGGCGCCAGGTTCAGGCCCGCAGCTGGAAG ACGTTAGAACACCTACAGAGTGACCAGATGGGCAAGGTTCATACCTTGGATGTTACCAGGACAGAGGCCCATGGTGCCCAACAAGAAGAGCCTCACCTCCTCAG TTCTGAAGTCAGTCTCCCCGACTGTGGCCGTAGCTGGGAACTTTTAAAGAAACTGGATAGGG AACTCCAGAACAACTCCCTTTCTAACCTGGAATCCGTCAGCTCTCAGTTCCATGCCCGGAGTCTTAGGCAAGAGGACCTGTTCCTTCAGGGCCCCGAGATCTTCCAGAGTGACCTGTAA